From Candidatus Methylopumilus planktonicus, a single genomic window includes:
- a CDS encoding helix-turn-helix domain-containing protein: MDNFEYNFELLKATRLSKKISAQSMAADLCLAERQIISIEENSVQYFPSKSLKYTSLKKYIAALGLKNEDVIFNFNEVDPTPSLLKKP, encoded by the coding sequence ATGGATAATTTTGAATATAACTTTGAGCTATTAAAAGCTACACGCTTAAGTAAAAAAATCTCAGCGCAAAGTATGGCTGCTGATTTATGTTTGGCTGAACGTCAAATCATTTCTATCGAAGAAAATAGCGTTCAATATTTTCCTTCTAAATCTCTTAAATACACCAGCTTAAAAAAATACATAGCAGCACTTGGTTTAAAAAATGAGGATGTCATCTTCAATTTTAATGAAGTTGACCCCACCCCAAGTTTGTTAAAGAAGCCATAG
- a CDS encoding fasciclin domain-containing protein translates to MKRTFASILIGSILAISSLTAFAAKDIVDTAVAAGNFKTLVVALKTADLVNTLKGKGPFTVFAPTDEAFAKIPKADLDALLANKEKLSAVLTYHVVPGKIMAKDVKAGDVATVNGKTIKITTANGVVVNMSKVTATDIDASNGVIHVIDTVLMPK, encoded by the coding sequence ATGAAGCGCACTTTTGCATCAATTCTCATAGGCTCAATCTTAGCTATCTCATCTCTAACAGCTTTTGCTGCTAAGGATATTGTAGATACTGCTGTTGCAGCTGGTAATTTTAAAACATTAGTAGTAGCGCTAAAAACAGCTGACTTAGTAAATACTTTAAAAGGCAAAGGTCCATTTACTGTTTTTGCACCAACAGATGAAGCGTTTGCAAAAATCCCAAAAGCTGACTTAGATGCATTATTAGCTAACAAAGAAAAGTTATCAGCAGTTTTAACTTACCATGTAGTGCCAGGAAAAATTATGGCTAAGGATGTAAAAGCTGGTGATGTAGCAACAGTGAATGGCAAAACAATCAAAATTACGACTGCTAATGGTGTTGTCGTTAATATGTCAAAAGTTACGGCAACTGATATTGATGCCTCTAACGGTGTGATCCACGTTATTGACACAGTTTTAATGCCTAAATAA
- a CDS encoding tyrosine-type recombinase/integrase: MRERIETTHEVIKRKLIVFKRANSDKWQCRYKIKDEWIRCSTNEYTLESAIQSANMILIEAHVRDKLNIAPVSKKFKDVAKLAMQRIENEIAQNEGKAIYKDYSMIIRSYLTPVLGNLSVEQIKLKELELLEKFRIKKMGKVPKRSTILNHNAALKRVFDEAVLHGYMTEAQRPVLVAKGAKCERRVEFSLEEIKKMMSGFDSWIQKAKTHSMQLRYLLKDYVIILLDTGARPGRELFELKWSNIKFANEHNLIFNIQKSKTGERRAIAREPTIQALRRIAERNFNMSLEDILNANKQDYIFRYIEFCSKRNGKLNQIPKMVKPSSFFRMFIGYLKEMKLLICPITLKPRSFYSIRHTYATFALTYDNVNIHTLAKQMGTSVVMIEKHYSHLDAVKAIEQLSGLATRKLIES, encoded by the coding sequence ATGAGAGAGCGTATAGAAACTACACACGAAGTAATTAAACGCAAACTAATTGTGTTTAAGCGAGCGAACAGTGACAAGTGGCAATGTCGATACAAAATTAAAGATGAGTGGATACGTTGCTCGACAAATGAATACACATTAGAAAGTGCAATACAAAGTGCGAATATGATTTTAATTGAAGCACACGTGCGAGATAAATTAAACATCGCTCCTGTGTCAAAAAAATTTAAGGATGTTGCAAAATTAGCAATGCAAAGAATTGAAAATGAAATTGCACAGAATGAAGGTAAAGCAATTTACAAAGATTACTCAATGATAATTAGAAGTTATCTAACTCCCGTGCTTGGCAACTTGTCAGTCGAACAAATTAAATTAAAAGAATTAGAGTTGTTAGAAAAGTTTCGTATTAAAAAAATGGGTAAAGTTCCTAAACGGAGCACTATACTAAATCACAATGCTGCGCTTAAACGTGTATTTGATGAAGCTGTATTGCACGGCTATATGACTGAAGCACAGCGTCCTGTGTTAGTTGCAAAAGGTGCAAAGTGTGAACGTCGTGTCGAGTTTAGTTTAGAAGAAATTAAAAAGATGATGAGTGGATTTGATAGTTGGATACAAAAAGCAAAAACACACAGTATGCAACTACGTTATCTATTAAAAGACTATGTGATTATTTTATTAGACACAGGTGCACGTCCTGGACGTGAGTTGTTTGAATTGAAATGGAGCAATATTAAATTTGCTAACGAACACAATTTAATTTTTAACATACAGAAAAGTAAAACAGGCGAACGTCGTGCAATCGCTCGTGAGCCAACAATACAAGCTCTGCGTAGAATTGCAGAACGTAATTTTAATATGTCGTTAGAAGATATACTAAATGCAAATAAACAAGATTACATCTTTCGATATATAGAATTTTGCAGTAAACGTAATGGAAAATTAAATCAAATACCTAAAATGGTTAAGCCAAGTAGTTTTTTTAGAATGTTTATTGGTTATTTAAAAGAAATGAAGTTGCTTATTTGCCCTATTACACTTAAACCACGTTCGTTTTACAGCATACGACACACTTATGCTACGTTTGCATTGACGTATGACAACGTAAACATACACACGTTAGCAAAACAAATGGGAACATCAGTTGTAATGATTGAAAAACATTACAGTCACTTAGATGCTGTAAAAGCAATTGAACAATTAAGTGGATTAGCAACTCGAAAACTAATTGAAAGTTAA
- a CDS encoding surface-adhesin E family protein produces MKFIILFSFLFPIKSFADWSLIHQDDADHYMDYALMSKNGHKARVWYLQNYAEIQAIKNIQYRSIKNRSEFDCKTRKMRILAYALYPEPMGQGHALFNKGEALDWQAVKPKTLNDLYLKRVCNKKK; encoded by the coding sequence ATGAAATTTATAATTCTCTTCTCATTTCTTTTCCCTATTAAGTCTTTTGCTGATTGGTCTTTAATTCATCAAGATGATGCTGATCATTACATGGATTATGCGCTGATGAGTAAAAATGGGCATAAAGCGAGAGTCTGGTATTTACAAAATTATGCCGAAATTCAGGCTATTAAAAATATCCAATATCGATCTATTAAAAATAGATCGGAGTTTGATTGTAAAACTCGAAAAATGAGAATTCTAGCTTATGCTTTGTACCCAGAACCTATGGGCCAGGGCCATGCTTTATTTAATAAAGGGGAGGCGCTCGATTGGCAGGCTGTTAAACCTAAAACGCTTAATGATTTATATTTAAAACGTGTCTGCAACAAAAAGAAATAG
- a CDS encoding DUF6641 family protein: MNLITKLNLITATKQLHINPIQQKRNKLCTKLFEQLEIAKAELNGSNYSVRKEKKYTNKENGQSYTKEVNKRLRKWYWVNDSGKLNLQIKYGAKTLLLNKDGSNAIEVKDKKELIDTLIALKDAVLNGELDSAIESVSEKTRNTFKK; encoded by the coding sequence ATGAATTTAATTACAAAATTAAATCTAATTACAGCAACAAAACAGTTACACATTAATCCTATACAACAAAAACGTAATAAGTTGTGTACAAAGCTATTCGAACAATTAGAAATAGCTAAAGCTGAATTAAATGGTAGTAATTATAGTGTGCGCAAAGAAAAAAAATATACTAACAAAGAAAACGGTCAAAGTTATACAAAAGAAGTTAACAAACGTTTACGCAAATGGTATTGGGTAAATGATAGCGGTAAATTAAATTTACAAATTAAGTATGGGGCAAAGACACTCCTCCTAAACAAGGATGGTAGCAATGCGATTGAGGTTAAAGATAAAAAAGAGCTAATCGATACGCTTATTGCACTAAAAGATGCTGTACTTAATGGTGAATTAGATAGCGCAATTGAAAGTGTTAGTGAAAAAACACGCAACACATTTAAAAAGTAA
- a CDS encoding Gfo/Idh/MocA family protein: MKKVRWGILGAARVNERLLPAIANSPFGELVAIGSRRQNAAAECLEKYQPALVGKVQTFNSLDEVINHPDIDAIYIPLSNEEHTEPALKAINKKKHVLIEKPITLHSKEVELIQEAADKNHVKVMEGFMYVFHPQFDRIKEIISSGLLGDVQYVHSMFSFPIQPARFYRIDRSIENGGGALWDIGPYAIHTIRQCFDQNPLSVVATSHLNDHGADLTTSGMIDFGLNRRAQFDISFECVRRSQFEVFGSKGKLMCHTVWQHENDEAQLTMTTDADGSKNERIEKANHFTLEIDHFNQCIINNTAPKLSLVDALWNTKTLEAIQASIKTKAWVNF; this comes from the coding sequence ATGAAAAAAGTGCGTTGGGGCATTCTAGGAGCTGCGCGAGTCAATGAACGCCTTCTTCCAGCTATTGCTAATAGTCCTTTTGGTGAGCTCGTTGCTATTGGAAGTAGGAGGCAGAATGCAGCAGCAGAATGCTTGGAAAAATACCAGCCCGCACTTGTAGGCAAAGTTCAAACCTTCAATTCATTAGATGAAGTAATTAATCATCCTGATATAGACGCTATTTATATCCCACTTTCGAACGAAGAGCATACTGAGCCCGCTCTTAAAGCAATCAATAAAAAAAAACATGTGCTCATAGAAAAGCCGATCACGCTTCATTCAAAAGAAGTTGAATTAATTCAGGAGGCGGCTGATAAAAATCATGTCAAAGTGATGGAAGGTTTTATGTATGTCTTTCATCCACAGTTTGATCGTATAAAAGAAATCATTAGTTCAGGATTGTTAGGTGATGTTCAGTATGTGCATTCAATGTTTTCTTTTCCAATCCAGCCTGCACGTTTTTATCGTATCGATCGATCAATTGAAAATGGTGGTGGCGCTCTCTGGGACATTGGACCCTATGCTATTCATACGATTCGACAATGCTTTGATCAGAACCCCTTATCAGTTGTTGCAACAAGCCATCTTAACGATCATGGGGCAGATTTAACTACTTCGGGCATGATTGATTTTGGTCTGAATCGACGTGCGCAATTTGATATTAGCTTTGAATGTGTGAGACGCTCTCAATTTGAAGTCTTTGGGTCTAAAGGGAAGTTGATGTGTCATACCGTATGGCAACATGAAAATGATGAGGCACAATTAACCATGACAACAGATGCAGATGGCTCAAAGAATGAGCGTATTGAAAAAGCTAATCACTTTACACTTGAAATAGATCATTTTAATCAATGCATCATTAATAACACTGCGCCCAAACTTTCTCTAGTTGATGCGCTTTGGAATACAAAAACATTAGAAGCAATTCAAGCCTCCATTAAAACAAAAGCCTGGGTTAATTTTTAA
- a CDS encoding cation transporter: protein MSDCCENKSCAVDALKVNQSKTLKIVLAINVFLFLIVFSSGWMSHSTGLMSESLDDLGDAITYALSLFVIYKSNQAKAKVALFKGLLILVGALFVLFQVIQHIINHTIPVFEIMSVVGVIALLGNLTCLYLLTKHKDQDINMSSVWECSRNDIANNIAVIIASLIVWFTQSGWADIVVGLALSIFLLRSSYKVISTAIREI, encoded by the coding sequence ATGTCAGATTGCTGCGAAAATAAAAGCTGTGCTGTTGATGCCTTAAAAGTAAATCAATCAAAAACATTAAAAATCGTTTTAGCGATTAACGTGTTCTTGTTCTTAATTGTTTTTAGTTCTGGTTGGATGTCACATTCAACAGGCTTGATGTCAGAAAGCTTAGATGATTTAGGTGATGCGATTACTTATGCTTTAAGTTTATTTGTCATCTATAAGAGCAATCAAGCTAAAGCTAAAGTGGCTTTATTTAAAGGACTATTAATATTAGTCGGTGCATTATTTGTTTTATTTCAAGTCATCCAACATATTATCAATCACACGATTCCTGTATTTGAAATCATGAGTGTTGTAGGTGTTATAGCATTATTAGGAAACTTAACTTGTTTGTATTTGCTTACAAAACACAAAGATCAAGATATTAATATGTCATCTGTTTGGGAATGTTCAAGAAATGATATTGCAAATAATATTGCTGTCATCATTGCATCACTTATTGTGTGGTTTACACAGAGTGGTTGGGCAGATATCGTGGTGGGATTAGCACTATCAATCTTTTTGCTACGCTCATCCTATAAAGTCATTAGCACGGCTATTAGAGAAATTTGA
- the pqqA gene encoding pyrroloquinoline quinone precursor peptide PqqA gives MWTTPAATEMRFGFEVTMYVMNK, from the coding sequence ATGTGGACAACTCCAGCTGCTACTGAAATGCGTTTCGGTTTCGAAGTTACAATGTATGTAATGAATAAATAA
- the pheT gene encoding phenylalanine--tRNA ligase subunit beta yields MQFSENWLRSYVNTSLDSDALNDVMIMAGLDVDDSHLLGATFSHVVVGEIVSIKKHPDADRLQVCDVNIGDKTLQIVCGAPNARQGIKVACALVGAKLPSIDIKEAKVRGVESFGMLCSLKELGLAEEAEGILELSHDLKNGTDLRVALDLNDQITTLKLTPNRSDCLSLWGVAREVAAITTSSLSPIAYEVNPIKQSEKKNVVVEEKSACPRYCGRIIKNVDNTKTLPDWMVSRLERSNIKSISPIVDITNYVLLEIGQPLHAFDHDKLQGDVVVRFAKAEEPIHLLNDTKIKLSKKDLVIADSSGVIAFAGVMGGMPSSVTETSQTIFLESAFFDPIVIAGKARAYNLSTDSSYRFERGVDFANTRLALERASSLMIEYCGGEAGEITEVLNILPSRNEIHLRLKKLNAILGIEVPSQDVERIFHQLGFEVNKTIEGFKVTPPSYRFDIAIEEDLIEEVVRLYGYDKIPSHQPVSHQTMLPTSGVCQRDLKEALTSRGFYEVVTYSFIEDDIEKSLHGNSNPIQLQNPIASQMSTMRSSLWGSHLEVLTYNLNRQVSRLNIFEIAQTFQGTKKDFIETEVISGLSYGSFMPEQWADKIRDIDFYDIKAHVEALTSKHLVFQKTDKTPLALHPGQSAEVFLEGQSIGWAGKLHPKWQQHFSLPKAPFIFELKIEKLLEDKVFKYEDISKFLPVRRDIAVVVDESVEVNSILDAVYKAKIPFLNRIALFDLYQGKGIAENKKSVAFLILMQDTSKTLVDSEADSSVSKIVELLEKQFGAMLRN; encoded by the coding sequence ATGCAATTTTCTGAAAATTGGTTAAGGTCATATGTGAATACATCACTAGATAGTGATGCGCTTAATGATGTCATGATCATGGCAGGCTTAGATGTCGATGACTCTCATCTCCTAGGAGCCACTTTTAGTCACGTTGTCGTAGGTGAAATTGTGTCGATTAAAAAACATCCTGACGCAGATCGACTTCAGGTGTGCGATGTCAATATTGGTGATAAGACATTACAAATTGTTTGTGGCGCACCAAATGCAAGACAAGGTATTAAAGTGGCATGCGCATTAGTGGGTGCTAAATTACCTTCAATAGATATTAAAGAAGCAAAAGTGCGCGGCGTTGAATCATTCGGCATGCTTTGTTCATTGAAGGAGTTAGGATTAGCTGAAGAAGCTGAAGGTATTTTAGAATTGAGTCATGATTTAAAGAATGGCACTGATTTAAGAGTAGCACTTGATCTTAATGATCAGATTACGACATTAAAATTAACGCCAAACCGAAGTGATTGTTTAAGTCTATGGGGTGTCGCTCGAGAAGTCGCTGCCATTACCACATCTTCACTTTCACCTATCGCTTATGAAGTGAATCCGATCAAGCAAAGTGAAAAGAAAAATGTTGTTGTTGAAGAAAAATCAGCATGCCCACGATACTGTGGCCGCATCATTAAGAATGTAGACAATACAAAAACATTACCTGATTGGATGGTATCAAGACTCGAACGCTCCAATATTAAATCAATCAGTCCTATTGTTGATATCACTAATTATGTGTTGCTTGAAATTGGACAACCACTTCATGCATTCGATCATGACAAATTGCAGGGTGATGTCGTAGTGAGATTTGCCAAGGCTGAAGAGCCTATTCATTTACTTAATGATACAAAAATTAAATTATCTAAAAAAGATTTGGTCATTGCAGACAGTTCAGGTGTGATTGCATTTGCCGGTGTGATGGGTGGTATGCCATCGTCAGTGACTGAAACTTCTCAAACTATTTTTTTAGAGAGTGCTTTCTTTGATCCTATCGTGATCGCTGGTAAAGCAAGAGCTTATAATTTATCGACAGATTCATCTTACCGTTTTGAACGAGGCGTTGATTTTGCAAACACACGTCTTGCATTAGAGCGTGCTTCATCTCTTATGATTGAGTATTGTGGTGGTGAGGCAGGTGAGATCACCGAAGTTTTAAATATTTTACCTTCGCGAAACGAAATTCACTTAAGACTGAAAAAATTAAATGCTATTCTAGGTATTGAAGTGCCGAGCCAAGATGTTGAGCGTATTTTTCATCAGTTAGGTTTTGAGGTCAACAAGACAATTGAAGGATTTAAAGTTACACCACCTTCTTATCGATTTGATATTGCGATTGAAGAAGATCTTATTGAAGAAGTCGTTCGCTTGTATGGTTACGACAAAATACCTTCTCATCAACCTGTCAGCCATCAAACGATGTTACCCACTTCTGGAGTTTGTCAGCGAGATCTTAAAGAGGCACTCACATCTCGCGGCTTTTATGAAGTAGTGACTTACAGTTTTATTGAAGACGATATTGAGAAATCATTGCATGGAAATTCGAATCCCATTCAATTACAAAATCCAATTGCAAGCCAAATGTCAACGATGCGATCATCATTATGGGGCAGTCACCTGGAAGTCTTAACTTACAATTTAAATCGACAAGTATCACGATTAAATATTTTTGAAATTGCACAAACTTTCCAAGGCACAAAAAAAGATTTTATTGAGACTGAAGTGATATCAGGATTAAGTTACGGTAGTTTTATGCCTGAGCAATGGGCTGACAAGATACGTGATATTGATTTTTATGATATCAAAGCCCATGTTGAAGCATTAACATCTAAACACCTCGTATTCCAAAAAACTGACAAAACACCTTTAGCCCTTCATCCAGGACAGTCGGCAGAAGTCTTTTTAGAGGGTCAGTCGATAGGTTGGGCGGGTAAATTACATCCAAAATGGCAGCAACACTTTTCTCTTCCTAAAGCCCCCTTTATCTTTGAATTAAAAATAGAGAAGCTTCTAGAGGATAAAGTGTTTAAATACGAAGATATCTCAAAATTCTTACCTGTAAGACGAGATATTGCCGTCGTGGTAGATGAATCAGTTGAAGTAAATTCAATTTTAGATGCAGTGTATAAGGCTAAAATCCCATTCTTAAATAGGATAGCTTTATTTGATCTTTACCAAGGAAAAGGCATCGCTGAAAACAAAAAAAGTGTTGCATTTCTGATACTTATGCAGGATACTTCAAAGACATTAGTTGATAGTGAAGCTGATTCTTCCGTATCAAAAATCGTTGAATTACTTGAAAAACAATTTGGCGCAATGCTCCGCAACTAA
- a CDS encoding CDP-diacylglycerol diphosphatase, whose translation MYKKISASFYHLFFLKKQIISYLEIVKKIQRSILVILLLGSIYPSFALEISRSDILLNIATQCINPKTQNYCNQCVSPRIDSSCGNPQDCKNTTEIWSENEQFVSIRDIKMCGCSKDFIHGLTMPRSEVTGIEDIRRQEEIWQFAWETSKKIIEPNLIALAVNPKTHRSQNQLHVHLVRIDPKVKNKFNAYIFTYVKNLDHVWETAEKLAAKNSLIDYGILVTRATSNRFTVLITPNSPESEFTIWKCN comes from the coding sequence ATGTATAAAAAAATTTCAGCCTCTTTTTATCATTTATTTTTTTTAAAAAAACAAATAATTAGTTATCTCGAAATAGTAAAAAAAATACAACGCTCTATTCTTGTTATTCTTTTACTTGGATCAATTTATCCAAGTTTTGCGCTAGAAATTTCTAGAAGCGATATCCTATTAAATATTGCCACGCAATGCATAAATCCAAAAACTCAAAATTATTGCAATCAATGTGTATCTCCTAGAATTGATAGTAGTTGTGGAAATCCTCAAGACTGCAAAAATACTACTGAAATTTGGTCTGAAAATGAACAATTTGTTTCTATTCGAGACATTAAAATGTGTGGTTGTTCTAAAGACTTTATTCATGGTTTAACAATGCCTAGATCAGAGGTGACAGGGATTGAAGATATAAGGCGTCAAGAAGAAATCTGGCAATTTGCGTGGGAAACCTCTAAAAAAATTATTGAGCCAAATTTAATAGCTTTAGCAGTAAATCCAAAAACTCATCGCAGTCAAAATCAGCTGCATGTTCATTTGGTTCGAATTGATCCAAAAGTAAAAAATAAATTTAATGCATATATTTTTACATACGTAAAAAATTTGGACCATGTTTGGGAAACTGCCGAAAAATTAGCAGCAAAAAACTCTTTGATTGATTATGGCATTTTAGTAACTCGAGCCACTTCAAATCGATTTACAGTTTTAATTACCCCAAATAGCCCAGAAAGTGAATTTACAATTTGGAAGTGTAATTGA
- a CDS encoding tyrosine-type recombinase/integrase, whose translation MAQAKSLTQYEIDQVLRYVSTTRYHKRNRAIVLTSFWSGMRVGEIANLKISDIRNEDGSVKSEIRLTSAQTKGKFGRTVYVNEKLRSELTNYLVGYKLIEPSAPLFKTEKNKAFSPNTLTQWFFWMYKKAAVSGASSHSGRRTFITTLAQKGVGVRVLAKLAGHRSISITQVYIDVNADMMRKAAELI comes from the coding sequence ATGGCACAAGCAAAATCGTTAACGCAATATGAAATCGATCAAGTACTTCGTTATGTATCAACTACACGTTATCACAAACGCAATCGTGCAATTGTGCTTACAAGTTTTTGGAGTGGTATGAGGGTGGGTGAAATTGCTAATCTAAAAATAAGTGATATACGAAACGAAGATGGAAGTGTTAAAAGTGAAATAAGATTAACTTCAGCCCAAACAAAAGGAAAGTTTGGGCGTACGGTGTATGTAAATGAGAAATTGCGCAGTGAATTAACTAATTATTTGGTTGGTTACAAACTGATTGAACCAAGTGCACCATTATTTAAAACAGAAAAAAACAAAGCGTTCAGCCCAAACACTTTAACGCAATGGTTTTTTTGGATGTATAAAAAAGCTGCGGTGAGTGGGGCAAGTAGTCATAGTGGACGCCGTACTTTTATTACTACATTGGCTCAGAAGGGGGTAGGGGTGCGGGTTTTAGCCAAGCTAGCTGGGCACCGCTCTATATCCATTACACAGGTCTATATTGATGTAAACGCTGATATGATGCGTAAAGCAGCGGAGCTCATATAA
- a CDS encoding nucleoside recognition domain-containing protein: MAKLSVEVMVLLFGTLTLWLGFLKIAEHAGLVEKIASWLSPLFRRLMPEVPKNHPATGLITMNFIANGLGLDNAATPIGLKAMRSLQSLNPTPKIASNAQILFLVMNASSLTLLPVSIFMYRAQQGAVDPTLVFLPILLATSASTMAGFFSVAFAQRIKLNDPVVITWMLAIATLLSTFILFLSHLSVAALGAFSSLLGNAVLFGLIITFLLIGILKRVPVYESFIEGAKEGFDVSKNLLPYLVAMLCAVGVLRASGALDVVLDMIRYLATSFNWDTRFVDALPTALVKPFSGSAARAMLIDTMTTHGVDSFPSLLAATVQGSTETTFYVLAVYFGAVGIQRARHAVTCALFADLVGVLASIAVCYWFFG; encoded by the coding sequence ATGGCAAAGTTATCCGTTGAAGTGATGGTATTACTTTTTGGAACACTGACTCTTTGGCTAGGTTTTTTAAAGATTGCTGAACACGCAGGTTTAGTTGAAAAGATAGCATCTTGGCTTTCACCACTTTTTAGACGACTCATGCCCGAGGTTCCTAAAAATCACCCAGCTACAGGTCTTATCACCATGAATTTTATTGCAAATGGATTAGGTCTTGATAATGCTGCGACACCTATTGGGTTAAAAGCGATGCGATCATTGCAATCACTTAATCCGACACCAAAAATTGCAAGTAATGCACAGATTCTTTTTTTAGTTATGAATGCTTCATCACTTACCTTACTTCCCGTATCAATTTTTATGTATCGTGCACAGCAAGGTGCGGTAGATCCCACACTCGTATTTTTACCTATTCTTTTAGCGACAAGTGCTTCTACCATGGCCGGCTTCTTCTCAGTTGCTTTCGCTCAGCGAATTAAATTAAATGACCCGGTAGTCATAACATGGATGTTAGCAATTGCGACTTTATTAAGTACGTTTATCTTATTTTTAAGCCACTTATCAGTAGCGGCATTAGGTGCATTCTCATCTCTCTTAGGCAATGCTGTCCTTTTCGGATTGATTATTACTTTTCTACTAATAGGTATTTTAAAACGTGTGCCAGTCTACGAGTCATTCATTGAGGGTGCTAAAGAAGGTTTTGATGTCTCTAAAAATTTACTGCCTTACCTAGTTGCGATGTTATGTGCAGTCGGTGTTCTCCGAGCATCAGGTGCGCTTGATGTTGTATTAGATATGATTCGTTATCTAGCGACTAGTTTTAACTGGGATACGCGTTTTGTAGATGCATTACCTACAGCACTTGTGAAACCATTTTCTGGAAGTGCCGCAAGAGCTATGCTCATTGATACTATGACAACACATGGTGTGGATAGCTTTCCGTCACTTTTAGCAGCAACTGTACAAGGCAGTACTGAAACTACTTTTTATGTTTTAGCAGTTTATTTTGGTGCAGTTGGTATTCAGCGTGCACGACATGCAGTTACTTGCGCATTGTTTGCAGACCTTGTGGGCGTCTTAGCATCTATTGCTGTTTGTTATTGGTTTTTTGGATAA
- a CDS encoding integration host factor subunit alpha, whose translation MTLTKADLSEILFDRVGLNKREAKDMVEAFFEEIRNALENGDSIKLSGFGNFELRKKSERPGRNPKTGEEIPIKARRVVTFHASQKLKSNVEENYSGKKA comes from the coding sequence ATGACATTAACTAAAGCAGATTTATCTGAAATTCTATTTGACCGCGTAGGTTTAAATAAGCGTGAAGCCAAAGATATGGTTGAAGCTTTTTTTGAAGAAATTCGCAACGCACTGGAAAATGGCGACAGTATCAAACTATCTGGTTTTGGCAATTTTGAACTAAGAAAAAAATCAGAAAGACCAGGCCGCAATCCTAAAACGGGTGAAGAGATTCCAATCAAAGCAAGACGTGTGGTTACTTTTCACGCAAGCCAAAAACTAAAAAGCAATGTAGAAGAGAACTACTCTGGAAAGAAAGCTTAA
- a CDS encoding helix-turn-helix transcriptional regulator — MDNKHPLLTSACEYIEINLHLKISMLDLKRHTNYSERSLQLIFKKYLNKSPFEYIEEQRLLKAHELIKQHKQSKKTTHIATEVGFRHLGRFSVNFKKRFGIHPSVLARS, encoded by the coding sequence ATGGACAATAAGCATCCTTTATTGACGAGTGCTTGTGAATATATAGAAATAAATCTTCATCTTAAGATTTCGATGTTAGATCTCAAGCGCCATACCAATTATTCCGAACGATCTTTACAGTTAATATTTAAAAAATACTTAAATAAAAGTCCATTTGAATATATTGAAGAGCAAAGATTGTTAAAGGCTCACGAATTGATTAAGCAGCATAAACAATCAAAGAAAACTACTCACATTGCTACAGAAGTAGGATTTAGACATTTAGGAAGATTCTCTGTGAACTTCAAAAAAAGGTTTGGCATTCATCCTTCAGTTTTAGCTCGATCTTAA
- a CDS encoding MerR family transcriptional regulator, giving the protein MERKLKSPVLPEIPSKRYFAIGEVSELCLVKAHVLRYWEQEFDQLKDVKRRGNRRYYQLPEVLLIRKIRELLHDEGFTIQGAKQRLSDKNFVKEVKQAEPPKELQVTKQGQVELPLENLNQSNSLAGLNLKSIKDELLSIIDLLKK; this is encoded by the coding sequence CTGGAAAGAAAGCTTAAATCCCCCGTCTTACCTGAAATACCTTCAAAGAGATATTTTGCAATTGGAGAGGTAAGTGAGCTTTGTCTCGTCAAAGCGCATGTGTTGCGATATTGGGAGCAGGAGTTTGATCAGCTTAAAGATGTCAAGCGACGTGGCAATCGACGTTATTATCAATTACCTGAAGTTCTTCTCATTCGTAAAATTAGAGAGCTTCTGCATGACGAAGGTTTTACTATTCAAGGCGCTAAACAGCGACTGAGTGATAAAAATTTTGTTAAAGAAGTAAAGCAAGCTGAGCCACCTAAAGAGCTTCAAGTGACTAAACAGGGTCAAGTGGAGTTGCCTTTAGAGAATCTCAATCAATCCAATTCTCTTGCCGGCCTTAATTTAAAGTCGATTAAAGACGAATTGCTCAGTATCATAGATCTGCTTAAAAAGTAA